A portion of the Magnolia sinica isolate HGM2019 chromosome 17, MsV1, whole genome shotgun sequence genome contains these proteins:
- the LOC131230926 gene encoding SWR1-complex protein 4, translated as MDAKDILGIIPKATPQDKKPRSQKDSHRKPDGVSREVYALTGGLGPLMPSLDASHLKRRPPSDKEKVTWQWLPFTSSARADTLQLYHWVRVVNSIPPTGDYSFAKYNKSVDIVKYTDEEYEKHLTDPMWTKEETDQLFDLCERFDLRFIVIADRFPSSRSVEALKSRYYAVSRALLVARAPSPGDVSGHPLVKESYNMSQEVERKRALSMIFSQTKQQERKDAEILAEAKRIAESRMLSKAAEEAELPVDETVGPESTEKAAIPVESVSPSSNAQPTTTQDSASVPASLRMLRVYLRTHALDQMVQAASTSAGLRTTKRVEQTLQELGIHLKPKVPTKAVCAEHLELRKEILTLLNLQKQVQYKEAEASGHNDSSYVETPGTPKRSHRGGDQDRPFVIPDSVAFGGERVGKREQKRKAPGRYSEAPPSPPQSTKRARKLKASD; from the exons ATGGATGCGAAGGACATATTGGGAATTATTCCAAAAGCAACGCCTCAGGATAAGAAGCCTCGCTCCCAGAAAGACTCTCATCGCAAACCAGATGGCGTCTCTCGcgag GTTTACGCGCTTACGGGCGGATTGGGCCCACTCATGCCTTCTCTCGACGCCTCCCACTTGAAACGCCGGCCTCCGTCTGACAAGGAAAAG GTCACATGGCAGTGGCTTCCTTTTACGTCATCTGCTCGGGCGGATACTTTGCAGCTTTATCACTGG GTCAGGGTCGTAAACAGTATTCCTCCAACAGGCGACTACTCTTTTGCCAAGTATAACAAG TCTGTAGATATTGTAAAATACACGGATGAGGAATACGAGAAGCATTTGACTGATCCT ATGTGGACCAAGGAAGAGACCGATCAGTTATTTGACTTGTGTGAACGGTTCGATCTACGTTTTATAGTGATAGCTGATAGGTTTCCATCCTCTCGAAGCGTGGAGGCATTGAAGAGTCGTTATTATGCAG TTTCTCGAGCGCTTTTGGTTGCTAGAGCTCCATCTCCTGGTGATGTCTCTGGTCATCCTCTTGTTAAG GAATCATACAATATGTCACAGGAGGTTGAACGCAAGCGTGCATTGTCTATGATTTTCTCTCAAACAAAGCAGCAGGAGCGAAAAGATGCTGAG ATTCTTGCTGAAGCAAAGAGAATAGCCGAGTCACGCATGCTTAGCAAG GCTGCTGAAGAAGCTGAGTTGCCAGTGGATGAAACTGTTGGTCCTGAAAGTACTGAAAAGGCAGCTATTCCTGTTGAATCTGTCTCACCTTCTTCCAATGCTCAGCCTACAACTACACAAGATAGTGCCTCTGTTCCTGCTTCACTTCGCATG CTCCGTGTATATTTGAGAACACATGCTCTTGATCAAATGGTGCAAGCAGCAAGCACATCTGCCGGACTCCGTACTACCAAGAGGGTTGAACAGACTTTACAAGAGCTTggg ATTCATCTAAAACCAAAGGTCCCGACCAAAGCAGTTTGTGCAGAGCACCTGGAATTACGAAAAGAAATACTTACTCTACTTAACCTCCAGAAACAG GTGCAATATAAGGAGGCGGAAGCTTCTGGTCACAATGACAGTTCATATGTTGAAACACCAGGCACTCCCAAG CGCTCTCACCGTGGAGGAGATCAAGATCGGCCATTTGTCATTCCTGATTCTGTTGCTTTTGGAG GTGAAAGAGTTGGAAAACGGGAGCAAAAACGcaag GCCCCTGGAAGATATTCTGAAGCACCACCATCACCCCCTCAGTCGACAAAGAGGGCTCGAAAATTAAAAGCTTCTGACTAA